Proteins co-encoded in one Polluticoccus soli genomic window:
- a CDS encoding outer membrane beta-barrel protein: MKRTLAMLLMCAAATSHAQQLEPTGRYYAGINFKYGQMKERMTIAPAVSIYPNVVNYDRTPTNTEKGKAFGFDAQLGYFFSTDKKWGVGTGLVYLKSEGAVSIDATHFEYQSTDFKGDVFRQVITSTAPIREELEVTNMSIPLVVKYRTPICDKFGFNVDAGLVYNVRMETSYTGTAAYNYEAIYKFDNTGNVAVYDNSPVPDPKDWLMTVQNYNEHRSDGNVNDYFQKLQDQGYNVGLGEAAGKSGKVEHRNNTTIGVLLQPSFSYKLTEAFSINVGGYYMFQKFRKEDSRISRMTDKLNEYNSLLDNASRRRQYNTGLTVGLSLCF, translated from the coding sequence ATGAAAAGAACACTCGCAATGCTGTTAATGTGTGCCGCCGCAACCAGCCACGCACAGCAGTTAGAACCAACCGGCCGTTACTACGCCGGCATCAATTTCAAATACGGGCAGATGAAAGAGCGCATGACCATAGCGCCTGCTGTCTCTATATACCCCAACGTGGTAAACTATGACCGTACGCCCACCAACACCGAAAAAGGGAAGGCGTTCGGCTTTGATGCGCAGTTGGGTTATTTCTTCAGCACCGACAAAAAATGGGGTGTAGGTACCGGCCTGGTATACCTGAAAAGTGAAGGCGCAGTGAGCATCGATGCTACGCACTTCGAATACCAGTCTACAGATTTCAAAGGCGATGTTTTCCGCCAGGTGATCACCAGTACTGCGCCTATTCGCGAAGAACTGGAAGTAACCAACATGAGCATCCCCCTTGTGGTTAAATACAGAACCCCGATCTGTGACAAATTTGGCTTCAATGTAGATGCCGGCCTCGTGTACAACGTACGCATGGAAACCAGCTACACCGGCACTGCGGCTTACAACTACGAGGCTATCTATAAGTTTGACAACACCGGTAATGTTGCAGTGTACGACAACAGCCCGGTACCGGATCCAAAAGACTGGCTGATGACCGTACAGAACTACAACGAACACCGGAGCGATGGCAACGTGAACGATTACTTCCAAAAGCTGCAGGACCAGGGCTATAATGTTGGTCTTGGCGAAGCGGCAGGAAAGTCGGGCAAAGTGGAACATCGCAACAATACCACTATTGGCGTATTGCTGCAGCCTTCTTTCAGCTACAAGCTCACAGAAGCTTTTTCGATCAACGTTGGTGGCTATTACATGTTCCAGAAATTCAGGAAAGAAGATAGCCGAATCAGTCGCATGACCGACAAGCTGAATGAATACAATTCATTGCTGGACAATGCATCGCGCAGGCGCCAGTACAACACCGGTTTGACAGTAGGCCTTAGCCTGTGTTTCTAA
- a CDS encoding winged helix-turn-helix transcriptional regulator, whose translation MAKTIKMPAHISREECMRSLAAMDDALFVIHGKWKLRIIVALKGGAKRFGDLQRAIKGISAKVLSAELKDLELNGFVVRHVYDSTPVSVEYEATEYSNTLNDVIRALADWGAMHQQKIRGKLKQK comes from the coding sequence ATGGCAAAGACAATAAAAATGCCCGCGCATATATCGCGCGAAGAATGCATGCGATCGCTGGCGGCGATGGATGATGCCTTGTTTGTGATACACGGCAAATGGAAGCTGCGCATCATCGTAGCGCTGAAAGGCGGGGCCAAGCGTTTTGGCGATCTGCAGCGGGCTATAAAAGGTATATCGGCCAAGGTGCTATCGGCAGAACTAAAAGACCTGGAGCTGAATGGCTTTGTGGTGAGGCACGTGTACGACAGCACACCCGTAAGCGTAGAGTACGAGGCTACTGAATATTCAAACACGCTGAATGATGTGATACGTGCACTGGCAGACTGGGGCGCTATGCACCAGCAGAAGATACGCGGCAAGCTGAAGCAAAAATAA
- a CDS encoding DoxX family protein — protein sequence MQTRTRKIVNTIAAIIPAAMVIMSGFMKFNPPADMLAGFEKMGIAKHMPMLGIMELSFSVLFLYPRTMRLGFILLSCYFAGALATELSYGLPFNALLPMGLVWIGTFVRDRELFLSFLQKPSVARA from the coding sequence ATGCAAACAAGGACAAGAAAGATCGTCAACACCATCGCAGCCATTATACCTGCGGCTATGGTCATCATGAGTGGATTTATGAAATTCAACCCACCTGCCGATATGCTGGCCGGCTTCGAGAAAATGGGCATCGCCAAACACATGCCTATGCTGGGCATCATGGAGCTTAGCTTCAGCGTACTCTTCCTCTACCCGCGCACCATGAGGCTGGGCTTCATACTGCTGTCGTGCTACTTTGCAGGTGCGCTGGCTACCGAGCTGTCGTATGGCCTGCCGTTTAACGCGCTGCTGCCTATGGGCCTGGTATGGATCGGCACCTTCGTCCGCGACAGGGAGTTGTTCCTATCCTTCCTGCAAAAACCGTCGGTTGCAAGGGCATAG
- a CDS encoding NADPH-dependent FMN reductase has protein sequence MLNLKIIVASTRPGRQGPVIAEWVNETVKQHGGFDVEVLDLAVINLPMMDEPHHPRMQMYTQEHTKQWSKTIDHADAFIIVTPEYNHGYPAPLKNALDHLYKEWHYKPVGFVSYGGLSGGTRSVQQLIQVVTAQKMIPLVEAVNIPFFSKHITDEENFMSNDVLDKSANAMLTELARWAEALKPMRNK, from the coding sequence ATGCTGAACCTGAAGATAATTGTAGCCAGCACACGCCCCGGCAGGCAGGGGCCGGTAATAGCCGAATGGGTAAACGAAACAGTAAAACAACACGGAGGTTTTGATGTAGAGGTATTAGACCTTGCCGTCATCAACCTGCCCATGATGGACGAGCCCCACCACCCGCGCATGCAGATGTACACACAGGAGCATACAAAACAGTGGAGCAAGACCATAGACCATGCTGATGCCTTCATCATAGTGACGCCGGAGTACAACCACGGCTACCCCGCCCCACTCAAAAATGCGCTCGACCATCTGTATAAAGAATGGCATTACAAGCCCGTAGGTTTTGTAAGCTATGGCGGACTGTCGGGCGGTACGCGATCGGTACAGCAGCTGATACAGGTAGTGACAGCGCAGAAGATGATCCCTCTGGTAGAAGCAGTGAACATACCGTTCTTCAGCAAGCATATAACCGACGAGGAGAACTTTATGAGCAATGATGTACTGGACAAGTCGGCAAACGCGATGCTGACCGAATTGGCACGCTGGGCAGAAGCCTTGAAACCAATGAGAAACAAATAG